CATCCCTGAGACCCGTCTCCACTGTTACTTCAGTATCAACAGGATTTCCTCCCGGGTCTTTTGTGACAATAAGAACCTGAAGTGGCATTCCGGGTTTGATGGTGCTTGACTCCGGGATAAGCTGGAGAACTAGAGGAGATTCTGCAATTGTCAGAAGCTTGTTTGTGCTTTCACTATGATTACCTGTGTCTGTGACAGTCACATTGAGCATGAGACTTGCCTGACCACCTGCTCCGTATGTTCCGGCTGCGTATTCCACTTCAGGAAGCTCGAACTCTATGGTTCCATTCTCAAGTGTTCCTGAGAAGGTTGCGTACTGCTCCCACTCACCAACGTAACGCGAAGCTTCCACAAGAACATCACCTTCGACTTCCTTGCCGAAGAAATAATTGGCTGAAACTGTTCCTGTTATTTCATCAGAAACAAGGAACCATTCCTGCGGTGTTTCAAGTGAAACATCGAATTTCGGGAGAACATATTTGTCTACCTGGATGTCAACCATTGATGATGAATCACCGGCTTTTGCGGTTACCTTCCATGTCCCAAGGTTAAGTTCAGAAGCTAGAGGCAGGTCAAAGGAAACGACACCGTATTCATTAGAGCGAAGTTCTTCCTTGAATACTTTGATGCCTTTTGCATCCATGATCTCAACGGTTATGTCTTCCTGAACTGGCACGAGGTTGTTGTTCAGTGAAACAATTCTTCCGTGAATTGTCTGTCCCGGCTTGTAGATCGGCTTGTCAGTTTCGATGAACAGCGGGTTGTTCTTCACAACATCCACTGTTGCCTTGAACTCAGTTTCAACGCCTGAAGGCTTTGCTGTCAGCACATAAGTCCCTTCTTCAACATCCGGCACTTCAAAGGTAGCCACAACATTTCCTGATTCTGATGTTGATGCCTGTACAAGAGTTATCTCGTTATTGTCTTCATCTGTAAGCGTATATTCCACACACCGCTCAACAGGCTGATTTTCGGAGAAAGCCGCCATGGTGACAGAGCTTTCACCACCTGAGAAAAGCATTTTTGGTGCGAGTATGAAGAACTCATCACCAGTAGCCGATACCTGATTGCCGCATGGCCCTGCAATATTTGACGGAAGTCCCGTGTCCGTATTGCTTCCGATACAACCTGAAATAATCACTGCAAACAACGATACTATAACTATTAAAGAGCCTGTTTTTTTCCCTTTTAAGTTCAATTTAACCACTCCAAACTAAGAGTATTATGTTTCTTAGTACAGAGTTTGGTAGTGGGACTGTATATACTTTGCTTAAACTTCAAAGATGTTCGAAGTTATGTGTTGTTGTGCCTATGGGTTTTGAAAAATGAAAAAAGTGATTATTTAATTTCTGTTATTTCCCAATGATCATACATCTCAGTAATACTTACAGACACTCCATCACCCCTTACTGCGGTTGTATCGTTCATCATTGTGAATTTGCCTTGATAACCACCTATGACAGTCATTTCATCACTTACAGGTTTCCAATTCAAAAAAAGCAGGACATTTTCACCATATTCAAATGAAGGAGCATCTTCAACCCATACTGAATCGTCACCAACAATACCTCCATCAACAGTTACTTGCAGATCCAGACAATCTAATGGATTTTTAAGATATCTATTAACTCGAATTCCAACGCCAGTATAAATCATGTCTCCAGTCCCGATATTCAGTTCGCGGTCAGGTTTATCCGGTCTTTGTCCGTAGGGAGTGTTCCATCTGGAAGGATAAGCACCTGTTACAGTCCCTACAATAATAAGGGAGGAACTTGAGGTTAATTCTTCAATACTTAGAGATTCAGCTATTCCTGAAACATCCACGTTCAAACCTTCATTATCAGAAGCTGATTCTGAATAAATGAACTCTTCGAACTCTGTCAGATCAAGATCAGAATTAACGATTTCATAGGGAACATTATCTACCTCTATTGAGTTATTGTCCACAATGTAGACCCGTGAAACACCGCCGGAATAGTTATAGAAATAAAGGAAATATCTGTATCCATTGGAAAATGGCTCTTCTGGTTCTTCCAGCTTGTATTGGTCAAGATCGGAAAGTAGTTTTCTGATATCGGTAATGTTGTCTGTGCTGCCGGATTTCCTGCTCATTCCATTTACAATTGACACTTTTGTCATTTCGTAGGTATTAATGTCTATAAGAGAACTGATACTGATGTTTCCTTCCTCATTTCGTTGAACAGGTAAATCCAGAGGATTTATGAGTCCTCTCAGTTCAGTCATATTGATGTGTGTGTTGTTGACCTTATAATAAACTCCATCAATCTCCAGAAGATCTTCCTGAATTATACTTAAATTGTAGATTTCAGTTGAATCATGGAAAAACGTAAGAGTATAATAGGTTCTGCTTGAAACTGATCCGAGCCCTATTTCTTCTAAATTGAGTGCATCAAGAACTTCAATTAATTGATCTATAGTTTCTTTATCATTGACTGTAGTAAGTTCACCGTTTAATCCGTTTCTTGCATAAACGCTGGTGATATCATAATCATCAATACCAGTTAACATTGTTACTGTATTGTTTTCATTTTCTTTTTGTTCGGTTAGACAACCTGAAAAGCAGAGCATACTGCACAAAAGAAGGCATAAGATTAAATGGCTCATTATTTTGTTCATTCTAATAATCACTACCAAAATTGAAAGAAATAAATCTAAAGTTCACATCAACATATACTAAAAAATAGAGTCTTGTTTAAATTAATTATGGCCATGTATCCAACTGAAAAACAGATCAGAAAAAAATAGAGATAAATAGATTTATGAAGAGTCAATCATTTCCTTCAATATCTCTATATCTACTGATGAATTATTTATCCCATAATAAACATTATCGACATTAACAATGTCCTCACCCACTATGGTTATTCCTGCAATTTTACCGGAGTCATCATAAAAATCCATAGAATAACGAAAGCCACCTCGGTCAGTTTGATCATCCATTTTTTCAAGGGAATATTGATCCAGATGGGAAATCAGTTTCTCTATTGTTGTCATGTTTTCTATTGTGCCTGAATCACCGCTCATCCCATGAAAGACAGATATTTTGGTGATACCAGAACCATCGATGTCAGCAATTGCAATAGCACTTTTACTATTGATTGACTCTACGACGTAATCATCCGTTAACTCTGCGATACACCCTGAAAAAAAGAGTGTGCTGCATAAAAGAAGGCATAAGACCAAGTTATTTGTTATATTGTTCATTCCAATCATCGCTACCAAAATTAAAAGAAAATAGATCTAATAGTTCGCACCATCATACAATAAAAATTAGAGTATCGCATAAATTAATTATGGCATATATCAAACTGAACATTTGAATGAGTATTCTACAAAGCCGTGAAAACAGAGCTATTGAATTTTTAATCTACAGAACAGTGATCTTATCAATCCTGGCAAACCGATACCGTGATACTTTACATTTAACTTTGTCATCAATCTTTACTTTATTAAAATCTTCCAGGCTGACAAAATAAGTACATGTTTTACCTTCAGGCACATCATTTGCAGAATCATCAGAGATGAGCCTTACACCAACGCAGTAATCAACATTGTTATATTTCCGTTCCAGGAGCTCTTTCAGTGAATCATTTACATAGAGATTCTTATCTCCTTGAGTGAAAAATGGTTCAAAATCTTCAGTATCTACACGTATCCATGGTTCACTAGGATGTGGGGCGTTGAATATGCTCTCGCAGGTGTTTCCATAATATCCATTGATAACTTTGTGTTCAACCACGCCTTCTACTTCGACCGGAGTTACGTAATAGATCGATGATATGAGGAAAATAACAAGGAACAAAAATAGCGTTTTATTAAAAGCTCCCATAACCAACCTGCCTTTTAGAATACTGCGAACTGAATATTAACTACTCCACATCTACTGTTTTTCTATCAAGAAGAAATCATTTCAACTAATTCTTTCTGACTTATAGTTCCATGTACTCCTACGGCATTTCCATCATCGGTTAACGTTAATTTGCCTTGAATCGAGCCAAGAGTAAAATAGTGATCAGGTCCAAGGTCTTTTGTGTACTCCCACTCATCCTCGATCAAATAGAGAAAAACCTTTTCATCCGGCTGAAATGAAGCTTCATAATCGGCAGTACTGACATCATTGCCAACTGTTCCTGTAAAAACCCTAACGACAACCTCGTCTTCTGGCAATGGATTTTTTAAATATTCATCAGCAGTTATCACAACATCAGTATAGATCATATCATACCATTCGAAATCATCAACTGAATCATGGGGTCTTTTCCCATCTACGGTATTCCATTTACCTGGAAGGATCTCTTTTACCGTACCTATGAGAATCACATTCGAATTCTCTGTGAGATATTCATAGCTAAGGAACTCCATTTCAGGGTTTGAACCTATAATAAGTCCATCCGACCCGTTATCAGAGATAAATAGTTCTCCATATCCTCCATAGGTATAGTATGGGTCATCACCAACTACCTCATTATTGGAATCATTCAGGAAGCCACCGGCATAAACCAGACCTACCAGCACCAATGAAAATAGAACCGATAGAATCAGAATAGACTTGATCTTCATTTCTTTCATAGAACATATTAAACACTTGAATCAATATGAACTTTTGCAGATAATAGTTACAAAAAATATAATAGTTAAGATGTTGTTTGATGATTACATGAACCATAAAAATGTCTGGTATTATTCACCAACCAGCTTCTTCGTAATCTCCGCAACGTGTCTGCCTTGAAACCTCGCAATTCCAAGCTCATTCTCACTTGGATGTCTGGTATCGGGACCGCTGCCTGCAATTGTGGAAGCACCATACGGACTTCCGCCTGTAATCTCATCAAGTGTTGACTGTCTTGTTTCAGAATAGGGGACACCCACTATGATCATTCCATGATGCAGCAGCGTTGTGTGAAAACTCAGTATCGATGATTCCTGACCACCATGCTGAGTGCTGCTGGATGTGAAAACACTGCCGACCTTACCGATGAGTAAACCTTTTGACCAGATGCCTCCTGTCCTGTCAAGGAAAGCGCGCATCTGTGCAGTCATCATTCCAAACCTTGTTGGAGTTCCGAAAATGATGGCATCTGCTTCGGTGAGATTATCAACTGTTGCAACAGGGATGTGTTCAAAACTCTTTTTTGATTCTGTGGCTCCCATTTTTTGAAGAATCTCAGGAGTGAATGTTTCCTGAACCTGGAAAAGTCCAACTTCAGCACCTTCAACTTCCCTGGCGCCTTCGGCTACTGCCTGCGCCATCCTGTAATTATGTCCGTATAAACTGTAAAAGATTACATTTATTTTCATCATTCCCACCTTCAAGCTGTATTTGCTGCTTACACATTATGGGTGGATTCCTGAATAAGTAATTTTCCGGAAGTTCATAAAAGCATGATTATATATAATAGATGTTAGATATAGTTCACATAATAAGAATAATATCTAACATAATGTTAGAATTAGATATAGGAATATAGTGAGACTTATGGAAAAGCTGGAAAAATATACAAAAGCAACCTATGCTCTTGCTTTGGTTCTTATCGTAGCTGGTATCTCTTTGATAGCAATGGTTGAAGAATATCAGCAGATGGGCATCAGTCTTGTGAATATAGGAACAATTGTCATCTTTGTCACATTCGTTAAAGCAAGAAGATATCGTAACGGACCTGTAAAAGATGAGAGAACAATAAAGATCGGTGCCTACGGA
The sequence above is a segment of the uncultured Methanolobus sp. genome. Coding sequences within it:
- the wrbA gene encoding NAD(P)H:quinone oxidoreductase produces the protein MMKINVIFYSLYGHNYRMAQAVAEGAREVEGAEVGLFQVQETFTPEILQKMGATESKKSFEHIPVATVDNLTEADAIIFGTPTRFGMMTAQMRAFLDRTGGIWSKGLLIGKVGSVFTSSSTQHGGQESSILSFHTTLLHHGMIIVGVPYSETRQSTLDEITGGSPYGASTIAGSGPDTRHPSENELGIARFQGRHVAEITKKLVGE